From Vitis vinifera cultivar Pinot Noir 40024 chromosome 5, ASM3070453v1, the proteins below share one genomic window:
- the LOC132253818 gene encoding disease resistance protein RUN1-like: MIINPGNGGIPGWVLHQDIGSQLRIELPLNWYEDNHFLGFAFFSLYHKENHFEASCHFDLRLRGDPDEVVDDLSISSWCKCHEFNGDASDELWVTLYPKNAIPNKYHRKQPWHFLAAFDFVTRINGQATHTNIKRCGVQLIYTHDYLHDNVPMLVDHQRGHDDAGENQADDQEPHPKRLRASSTDLKL, translated from the coding sequence ATGATTATCAATCCAGGAAATGGTGGAATTCCAGGGTGGGTATTGCATCAGGACATTGGAAGCCAATTAAGAATAGAGCTTCCTTTGAATTGGTACGAGGACAACCACTTTCTGGGATTTGCTTTCTTCTCTCTTTATCATAAAGAGAATCATTTTGAGGCTTCATGTCATTTTGATCTGAGATTGCGCGGTGATCCAGATGAAGTTGTGGATGACCTCTCTATTTCTTCTTGGTGTAAATGCCACGAGTTTAATGGTGATGCATCCGATGAATTGTGGGTGACTCTCTATCCTAAGAATGCTATTCCAAATAAGTACCACCGCAAACAACCATGGCACTTTCTGGCTGCGTTTGATTTTGTTACTAGGATTAATGGTCAGGCTACTCATACCAATATCAAGAGGTGCGGGGTTCAGCTGATATACACCCATGATTATCTACACGATAATGTGCCTATGTTGGTGGATCATCAAAGAGGCCATGATGATGCCGGGGAAAACCAAGCAGATGATCAGGAACCACACCCTAAAAGATTGAGAGCATCCAGCACTGATCTCAAGCTTTAA